The Microlunatus antarcticus genome window below encodes:
- a CDS encoding LacI family DNA-binding transcriptional regulator, protein MSTSRRAVTRDDVARQAGVSTAVVSYVVNNGPKPVAPQTAARVRDAIELLDYRPNPSARALRKGRTDIIGLVLADADNPYYTEYASAIGAEAYERGRALMIATARDDLESETRLVEDLLGRQVDGIIAASVSHRPDETFRRSFRLPPVVLLDTSAPIPGFASVGLDGAQGARLAVEHLAGVHGHRRIGIALGDAAHDLEDPREIGWREALRAAGLPEGPVTRVPWTRDGGYEAGRLLLDSPDPPTAVFACSDLLAVGLLRAGHERGLALPGDLAVVSFDGTKEAEYSWPPLTVVAQPIAAMAREAVSLALDPTRPTPHQQFQGTLVVRRSCGCPGG, encoded by the coding sequence GTGAGCACGTCTCGGCGCGCCGTGACACGGGACGACGTCGCCCGTCAGGCCGGGGTCAGCACCGCCGTCGTCAGCTACGTCGTGAACAACGGGCCCAAGCCCGTCGCCCCCCAGACGGCGGCCCGCGTGCGGGACGCGATCGAGCTCCTCGACTACCGTCCCAACCCGAGCGCCCGGGCCCTGCGCAAGGGTCGGACCGACATCATCGGGCTGGTCCTCGCCGACGCCGACAACCCGTACTACACCGAGTACGCCTCCGCGATCGGCGCCGAGGCGTACGAGCGGGGCCGGGCGCTCATGATCGCCACCGCCCGGGACGACCTCGAGTCGGAGACCCGCCTGGTCGAGGACCTGCTCGGCCGCCAGGTCGACGGCATCATCGCCGCGAGCGTCTCCCACCGGCCGGACGAGACGTTCCGCCGTTCCTTCCGGCTGCCGCCGGTGGTGCTGCTCGACACGTCGGCCCCGATCCCCGGCTTCGCGAGCGTGGGGCTGGACGGCGCCCAAGGGGCGCGCCTCGCGGTCGAGCACCTCGCCGGCGTGCACGGCCACCGCCGCATCGGCATCGCCCTCGGCGACGCGGCCCACGACCTGGAGGACCCGCGCGAGATCGGGTGGCGCGAGGCGCTGCGGGCGGCCGGGCTGCCCGAGGGACCGGTGACGCGCGTGCCGTGGACCCGGGACGGCGGCTACGAGGCCGGCCGGCTGCTCCTCGACTCCCCGGACCCCCCGACCGCCGTGTTCGCCTGCAGCGACCTGCTCGCCGTCGGCCTGCTCCGCGCGGGGCACGAACGCGGGCTGGCGCTGCCCGGCGACCTGGCCGTGGTCAGCTTCGACGGCACCAAGGAGGCCGAGTACTCCTGGCCGCCGCTGACCGTCGTGGCCCAGCCCATCGCCGCGATGGCGCGCGAGGCCGTGTCCCTCGCCCTCGACCCGACCCGACCGACCCCGCACCAGCAGTTCCAGGGGACGTTGGTCGTCCGGCGCTCCTGCGGCTGCCCGGGCGGATGA
- a CDS encoding ABC transporter substrate-binding protein: MHKKLGAALVGLAALSLTLTACGGGGSDSGGGGGTDGDAIDTTSATGEVNYWLWDASQLPAYQACADAFHTANPNVTVKISQYAWDDYWSKLTNGFVAGDAPDVFTDHLSKYGEFVAQDQLVPLDATLAKDGFNTNQYQPGLADLWVGQDGKRYGLPKDFDTVAVFYNKTLTKAAGYSDADLQDLSWNPTDGGSYEKLIAHLTQDTSGRRGDEAGFDKSKIKVYGLGLDGGSGGDNGGQTQWSMYTGSTAPAWQYTDKNPWGTHYNYDQPQFQQTISWYKSLIDKGYMPSVAEVTGQDETSIFTAGKYATVTNGSWNTNALAGSKDLSVGLAPTPVGPSGKRSSMYNGLADSIWVGAKNKPGAAKWVEFLGSPDCQNIVGEKSVVFPAIPAATEKAQAAFEAKGIDVKAFTTQVTDKTTFLFPITDHASEIKGILQPAMDNVLSGKADVSSLTEANTQINQLFQ; this comes from the coding sequence ATGCACAAGAAGCTCGGGGCCGCCCTGGTCGGCCTCGCGGCCCTGAGCCTGACCCTCACCGCCTGCGGCGGCGGCGGCTCCGACAGCGGCGGCGGCGGTGGCACGGACGGCGACGCGATCGACACGACCTCGGCGACCGGCGAGGTCAACTACTGGCTCTGGGACGCCAGCCAGCTCCCGGCGTACCAGGCCTGCGCGGACGCCTTCCACACGGCGAACCCGAACGTCACGGTCAAGATCAGCCAGTACGCCTGGGACGACTACTGGAGCAAGCTCACCAACGGCTTCGTCGCCGGTGACGCGCCGGACGTCTTCACCGACCACCTGTCCAAGTACGGCGAGTTCGTCGCCCAGGACCAGCTGGTCCCGCTCGACGCCACGCTGGCCAAGGACGGCTTCAACACGAACCAGTACCAGCCGGGTCTCGCCGACCTGTGGGTCGGCCAGGACGGCAAGCGCTACGGCCTGCCCAAGGACTTCGACACCGTCGCGGTGTTCTACAACAAGACGCTGACCAAGGCGGCCGGGTACTCCGACGCGGACCTGCAGGACCTGTCCTGGAACCCGACCGACGGCGGCTCGTACGAGAAGCTGATCGCGCACCTCACCCAGGACACGAGCGGTCGGCGCGGCGACGAGGCCGGCTTCGACAAGAGCAAGATCAAGGTCTACGGCCTGGGCCTCGACGGCGGTTCCGGCGGCGACAACGGCGGCCAGACCCAGTGGAGCATGTACACCGGCTCGACGGCGCCGGCGTGGCAGTACACCGACAAGAACCCCTGGGGCACGCACTACAACTACGACCAGCCGCAGTTCCAGCAGACGATCAGCTGGTACAAGAGCCTGATCGACAAGGGCTACATGCCCAGCGTCGCCGAGGTCACCGGCCAGGACGAGACCTCGATCTTCACCGCCGGCAAGTACGCCACGGTGACGAACGGCTCGTGGAACACCAACGCCCTCGCCGGGAGCAAGGACCTCAGCGTCGGGCTCGCGCCGACGCCCGTCGGGCCGAGCGGCAAGCGCTCCAGCATGTACAACGGCCTCGCCGACTCGATCTGGGTGGGCGCGAAGAACAAGCCGGGTGCCGCCAAGTGGGTCGAGTTCCTCGGCTCGCCCGACTGCCAGAACATCGTCGGGGAGAAGTCGGTCGTCTTCCCGGCCATCCCCGCCGCCACGGAGAAGGCCCAGGCCGCCTTCGAGGCCAAGGGCATCGACGTCAAGGCCTTCACCACCCAGGTGACGGACAAGACGACCTTCCTGTTCCCGATCACCGACCACGCGTCGGAGATCAAGGGCATCCTGCAGCCGGCGATGGACAACGTCCTGTCCGGCAAGGCGGACGTCTCCTCGCTGACCGAGGCGAACACGCAGATCAACCAGCTGTTCCAGTAG
- a CDS encoding carbohydrate ABC transporter permease has product MATTIAPTSIAPEQTASGTRGRKPLNAGRVAAWAAMIIIILITLFPFYWMLRTSFSTSKALFLEPGKLGPVDFTLGAYKRVLGLATTAEAQAEGGSGASVDFFLYLRNSTIFAVVATAGQVFFSALAAYAFARLRWPGRDIVFFAFLTALMVPPIFTALPNFILIKNLGLLGTFPGLIAPYFFMTPFAVFFLRQFFLGINREVEEAAKLDGAGLWMVFFRIILPMSWAPITTLAILTLINMWNEYLWPLLVGTNDSTRVLNVALGVFRSQTPQTGPDWAGLMAAVLIAALPLLIVFMFFAKRIVNSIGFSGSK; this is encoded by the coding sequence ATGGCCACCACCATCGCCCCCACATCCATCGCGCCCGAGCAGACCGCGAGCGGGACCCGCGGCCGCAAGCCGCTCAACGCGGGCCGCGTCGCCGCCTGGGCCGCCATGATCATCATCATCCTGATCACGCTGTTCCCGTTCTACTGGATGCTGCGCACCTCGTTCTCGACGTCGAAGGCGCTGTTCCTCGAGCCGGGGAAGCTCGGGCCCGTCGACTTCACCCTCGGCGCGTACAAGCGGGTGCTCGGGCTCGCGACGACCGCCGAGGCGCAGGCCGAGGGCGGGTCGGGCGCGTCGGTCGACTTCTTCCTCTACCTGCGGAACTCGACGATCTTCGCCGTGGTCGCGACAGCGGGCCAGGTGTTCTTCAGCGCGCTGGCCGCGTACGCCTTCGCGCGGCTGCGGTGGCCGGGCCGCGACATCGTGTTCTTCGCGTTCCTGACCGCGCTGATGGTGCCGCCGATCTTCACCGCGCTGCCCAACTTCATCCTGATCAAGAACCTGGGCCTGCTGGGCACGTTCCCGGGGCTGATCGCGCCGTACTTCTTCATGACGCCGTTCGCCGTCTTCTTCCTGCGGCAGTTCTTCCTCGGCATCAACCGTGAGGTCGAGGAGGCGGCGAAGCTCGACGGCGCCGGGCTCTGGATGGTCTTCTTCCGGATCATCCTGCCGATGAGCTGGGCGCCGATCACCACCCTGGCGATCCTCACGCTCATCAACATGTGGAACGAGTACCTCTGGCCCCTGCTGGTCGGGACGAACGACAGCACCCGCGTGCTGAACGTCGCCCTGGGCGTCTTCCGCTCGCAGACCCCGCAGACCGGGCCCGACTGGGCCGGCCTCATGGCGGCCGTCCTGATCGCGGCGCTCCCGCTGCTGATCGTCTTCATGTTCTTCGCGAAGCGGATCGTCAACTCGATCGGCTTCTCGGGATCCAAGTAG
- a CDS encoding carbohydrate ABC transporter permease: MSTATAPVDSATGAATPPVGKGTNRPPGKSDLSMALVFIAPALFGFLVFYLYPTIRGIYFSLTRYNILGRPRFIGIDNYTRLFGDALFWNAMKVTLEYVALNILFQTILAVGIGVLMQRLTKNTAVRAVILLPFLISNVIAALVWFLMLDFQVGIVNEILANIGLDRITFFGGDATAIPTIAAVNVWRHMGYTALLIFAGLQTIPDYVYEAAAVDGSTEWRSFWRITLPLLRPILALVLVITVTGSFQIFDTVNVTTRGGPGNASRVIQYYIVQKGFTEGQFGYASAISFVLFVILAIVALVQLRLLRAGESDLA, translated from the coding sequence GTGAGCACGGCCACCGCACCGGTCGACAGCGCCACGGGCGCGGCGACGCCGCCCGTCGGCAAGGGCACCAACCGGCCGCCCGGCAAGTCCGACCTGTCGATGGCGCTGGTCTTCATCGCCCCGGCGCTCTTCGGCTTCCTGGTCTTCTACCTCTACCCGACGATCCGCGGCATCTACTTCAGCCTGACGCGCTACAACATCCTGGGTCGACCGCGCTTCATCGGGATCGACAACTACACCCGGCTGTTCGGCGACGCGCTGTTCTGGAACGCGATGAAGGTGACGCTCGAGTACGTCGCCCTCAACATCCTCTTCCAGACGATCCTCGCCGTCGGGATCGGCGTCCTGATGCAGCGCCTGACCAAGAACACCGCCGTCCGGGCGGTCATCCTGCTGCCGTTCCTGATCTCGAACGTGATCGCGGCGCTCGTCTGGTTCCTCATGCTCGACTTCCAGGTCGGCATCGTCAACGAGATCCTGGCGAACATCGGGCTGGACCGGATCACCTTCTTCGGCGGCGACGCGACGGCGATCCCGACCATCGCCGCGGTCAACGTGTGGCGCCACATGGGCTACACGGCACTGCTGATCTTCGCCGGCCTGCAGACGATCCCCGACTACGTGTACGAGGCCGCCGCCGTCGACGGCAGCACCGAGTGGCGCTCGTTCTGGCGGATCACGCTGCCCCTGCTGCGCCCGATCCTCGCCCTGGTCCTGGTGATCACGGTGACCGGCTCGTTCCAGATCTTCGACACCGTGAACGTGACGACCCGGGGCGGCCCCGGCAACGCGAGCCGGGTGATCCAGTACTACATCGTCCAGAAGGGCTTCACCGAGGGCCAGTTCGGCTACGCGAGCGCCATCTCGTTCGTGCTGTTCGTCATCCTCGCCATCGTCGCCCTCGTCCAGCTACGCCTGCTCCGTGCGGGCGAGTCCGACCTGGCCTGA
- a CDS encoding LacI family DNA-binding transcriptional regulator, which produces MTVPVRPLAHGRAATRADVARYAGVSTAVVSYVVNEGPRRVSPGTAARVRAAVQALDYSPNVAARTLRLGSSEMLGLVVPDITNPFFAELAQAVEGAAAERGFLVTLGSSGSRVDLERELVTDLAGRNVDGLLVSTVLMPEALAALPAPRRPTVLINVSTPFAGYAAVGSDSRRGAYDLVEHLLGTHGHTSVALVIGESTERLPEPRERGFADAFAAHGLPPGPVVRTDFSRTGGYEATRQVLAWRHRPDAIFLSSDQQASGAYRAVREAGLECPDDIALVAYDGTTQSEFTWPPLTSSRQQIDLMARTALSAVLDPANAPAHQHLPTELVVRRSCGCSLP; this is translated from the coding sequence GTGACCGTGCCCGTACGACCCCTCGCCCACGGCCGGGCCGCGACCCGCGCCGACGTCGCCCGGTACGCCGGCGTCAGCACCGCGGTCGTCAGCTACGTGGTCAACGAGGGCCCGCGTCGGGTGTCCCCCGGCACCGCGGCCCGGGTGCGCGCGGCGGTGCAGGCCCTCGACTACTCCCCCAACGTCGCCGCCCGGACGCTGCGCCTGGGCTCGAGCGAGATGCTCGGGCTGGTCGTCCCGGACATCACGAACCCGTTCTTCGCCGAGCTCGCCCAGGCCGTCGAGGGTGCGGCCGCCGAGCGCGGCTTCCTCGTGACGCTGGGCAGCTCCGGCTCCCGGGTCGACCTCGAGCGCGAGCTCGTCACCGACCTCGCCGGGCGCAACGTGGACGGGCTCCTCGTCTCGACGGTCCTGATGCCGGAGGCCCTGGCGGCGCTGCCCGCACCGAGGCGCCCCACCGTGCTGATCAACGTCTCCACCCCGTTCGCCGGCTACGCGGCCGTGGGCTCCGACTCCCGCCGGGGGGCGTACGACCTGGTCGAGCACCTGCTCGGCACGCACGGCCACACGAGCGTCGCCCTGGTCATCGGCGAGTCCACCGAACGGCTGCCCGAGCCGCGGGAGCGCGGCTTCGCCGACGCGTTCGCGGCGCACGGGCTGCCGCCGGGGCCGGTGGTGCGCACCGACTTCAGCCGGACCGGCGGCTACGAGGCGACCCGGCAGGTCCTGGCCTGGCGGCACCGGCCCGACGCGATCTTCCTGTCGTCGGACCAGCAGGCCTCCGGGGCTTACCGCGCCGTCCGTGAGGCGGGGCTCGAGTGCCCCGACGACATCGCGCTGGTGGCCTACGACGGCACGACGCAGTCGGAGTTCACCTGGCCTCCCCTGACGTCCTCGCGCCAGCAGATCGACCTCATGGCCCGGACCGCGCTCTCGGCCGTGCTCGACCCCGCCAACGCGCCCGCCCACCAGCACCTCCCCACCGAGCTCGTGGTCCGTCGCTCCTGCGGCTGCTCCCTCCCCTGA
- a CDS encoding alpha-galactosidase, which translates to MPATPSALPTCVALSAAGVSLVLDLGGAGLPRVLHWGAALPTLTDEDAVALAEASAAVVAPSSIDDPVSVALLPEHWTGWTGRPGLSGSRAGAGWSPKFTVASLALDGADVALGSGVTNAGAATLVVRADDQEAGLALELTVQLTPEGLVRLRARLTNTAADAYGLQDLVLALPVPAVAREVLDLAGRWGKERTPQRGRLDVGTHLREGRRGRTGPDAATLLHVGTPGFDFATGEVWAVHTAWSGNHTHYAERLSSGEQVIGGGELLLPGEVVLGPDASYETPWVYAAYGTGLDEVARRFHRFLRARPNHPGPDRPVTINVWEAVYFDHANHEKLLELARLAAAAGVERYVLDDGWFGGRRDDSAGLGDWTVSPDVWPEGLHPLVDAVTGLGMQFGLWFEPEMVNEDSDVARAHPEWIMATGGRIPVEARQQQVINLGIPECYAYIRDQIFAILAEYDISYIKWDHNRDLVDAGTSPTGQPGVHAQTLAFYRLVDEIKAAHPGLEIESCSSGGSRVDLGVLERTDRVWVSDCIDPLERQQMHRWTTQLIPPELMGAHIASGASHTTGRHHELRFRAATAIWGHLGVEWDLTSATETELAELGAWIAFYKEHRALLLQGDLVRIDFPDDALLAGGVVAHDRRSAIYSFASVSRSDVAILGRVPLPGLDPDLRYRVTPALLDQPPSGVVPPPWWHVDRAGTSDHATSDHLGPLRLVQQDRGPVVLTGAVLGRSGLTVAPTNPEQVATYLVEAVG; encoded by the coding sequence GTGCCCGCGACCCCCTCCGCCCTCCCGACCTGCGTCGCGCTGAGCGCCGCCGGCGTCAGCCTCGTGCTCGACCTCGGCGGGGCCGGGCTGCCGCGCGTCCTGCACTGGGGTGCGGCGCTGCCGACGCTGACCGACGAGGACGCCGTCGCGCTGGCCGAGGCCTCGGCGGCGGTCGTCGCGCCGAGCTCCATCGACGACCCCGTCTCGGTCGCCCTGCTGCCGGAGCACTGGACCGGCTGGACCGGGCGCCCCGGGCTGAGCGGGTCGCGCGCCGGCGCCGGCTGGTCCCCGAAGTTCACCGTCGCCTCGCTCGCGCTCGACGGGGCCGACGTCGCCCTCGGGTCGGGCGTGACGAACGCGGGCGCCGCCACGCTCGTCGTCCGGGCGGACGACCAGGAGGCCGGACTGGCCCTCGAGCTGACCGTGCAGCTGACCCCGGAGGGGCTCGTCCGGCTCCGCGCCCGGCTGACCAACACCGCGGCCGACGCGTACGGGCTGCAGGACCTCGTCCTCGCGCTGCCGGTGCCCGCGGTGGCGCGCGAGGTCCTCGACCTGGCTGGCCGCTGGGGCAAGGAGCGCACCCCGCAGCGCGGGCGCCTCGACGTCGGCACCCACCTGCGCGAGGGGCGTCGCGGTCGGACCGGTCCGGACGCGGCCACGCTGCTGCACGTCGGGACGCCCGGCTTCGACTTCGCCACCGGCGAGGTCTGGGCCGTCCACACCGCCTGGAGCGGCAACCACACCCACTACGCCGAGCGGCTGTCCAGCGGCGAGCAGGTCATCGGCGGCGGCGAGCTGCTGCTGCCGGGCGAGGTCGTGCTCGGACCGGACGCGTCGTACGAGACGCCCTGGGTCTACGCCGCGTACGGGACCGGGCTCGACGAGGTCGCGCGTCGGTTCCACCGCTTCCTGCGGGCCCGGCCGAACCACCCCGGCCCGGACCGGCCCGTGACGATCAACGTCTGGGAGGCCGTCTACTTCGACCACGCCAACCACGAGAAGCTCCTCGAGCTCGCCCGCCTGGCCGCCGCGGCGGGCGTCGAGCGCTACGTCCTCGACGACGGCTGGTTCGGCGGCCGGCGCGACGACAGCGCCGGGCTCGGCGACTGGACCGTCTCCCCCGACGTCTGGCCCGAGGGACTGCACCCGCTCGTCGACGCGGTCACCGGGCTGGGGATGCAGTTCGGGCTGTGGTTCGAGCCCGAGATGGTCAACGAGGACTCCGACGTCGCCCGGGCGCACCCCGAGTGGATCATGGCCACGGGCGGCCGGATCCCGGTCGAGGCCCGCCAGCAGCAGGTGATCAACCTCGGCATCCCCGAGTGCTACGCCTACATCCGCGACCAGATCTTCGCGATCCTGGCCGAGTACGACATCTCCTACATCAAGTGGGACCACAACCGCGACCTCGTGGACGCGGGCACCTCGCCGACCGGGCAGCCCGGCGTGCACGCGCAGACGCTCGCCTTCTACCGCCTCGTCGACGAGATCAAGGCCGCGCACCCCGGGCTGGAGATCGAGTCGTGCTCCTCGGGCGGCTCGCGCGTCGACCTCGGCGTGCTGGAGCGCACCGACCGCGTCTGGGTCTCGGACTGCATCGACCCGCTGGAGCGCCAGCAGATGCACCGCTGGACCACGCAGCTGATCCCGCCGGAGCTCATGGGGGCGCACATCGCCTCCGGCGCCTCGCACACGACGGGACGTCACCACGAGCTGCGCTTCCGTGCCGCGACGGCGATCTGGGGCCACCTCGGCGTGGAGTGGGACCTGACCAGCGCCACCGAGACCGAGCTGGCCGAGCTCGGTGCGTGGATCGCCTTCTACAAGGAGCACCGCGCGCTGCTGCTGCAGGGCGACCTCGTCCGGATCGACTTCCCCGACGACGCGCTGCTCGCCGGCGGGGTGGTGGCGCACGACCGGCGGAGCGCGATCTACTCGTTCGCCTCGGTGTCGCGCTCCGACGTCGCGATCCTGGGGCGGGTCCCGCTGCCCGGCCTCGACCCCGACCTGCGCTACCGGGTCACGCCCGCCCTGCTCGACCAGCCGCCCTCCGGGGTCGTCCCGCCGCCGTGGTGGCACGTCGACCGGGCCGGCACCAGCGACCACGCGACGTCCGACCACCTCGGCCCGCTCCGGCTCGTGCAGCAGGACCGCGGCCCCGTCGTGCTGACCGGCGCCGTGCTCGGCCGCAGCGGCCTGACCGTCGCCCCGACGAACCCGGAGCAGGTCGCCACCTACCTCGTGGAGGCCGTCGGCTGA
- a CDS encoding HIT domain-containing protein, whose protein sequence is MTDPAYDGNDFYCDVAVPRTQHLDVVHEDDRVLAFHHTRPFWAVHVVVVPKRHLASFTSVADEDEPDVRALLAVVQRVAREVEVTHGEAGVLTNLGRFQDSKHLHVHVYAGEPVRRTAG, encoded by the coding sequence GTGACGGACCCGGCGTACGACGGCAACGACTTCTACTGCGACGTCGCCGTCCCGCGTACGCAGCACCTCGACGTCGTGCACGAGGACGACCGGGTCCTGGCCTTCCACCACACCCGGCCGTTCTGGGCCGTCCACGTCGTCGTCGTCCCGAAGCGCCACCTGGCCTCGTTCACGTCGGTCGCGGACGAGGACGAGCCGGACGTCCGCGCCCTGCTCGCCGTGGTGCAGCGGGTCGCCCGCGAGGTCGAGGTCACGCACGGCGAGGCGGGGGTGCTGACCAACCTCGGGCGCTTCCAGGACTCGAAGCACCTGCATGTCCACGTCTACGCCGGCGAACCGGTCCGCCGGACGGCGGGCTGA
- a CDS encoding HAD family hydrolase, with translation MASRDVLAPVRAVVFDLDDTLLDHRGSTTAALAAWLPGLGVEPAPGLEQAWFDLEDEHFESWRSGLISFDEQRRRRLRDFLPLVGQAVGPDAELDLVFVGYLEQYERAWRPFDDVRPAVDDLVDRGIALAVLTNGSTAQQTAKVAAIGLSDCVAGVVTAEQLGVAKPAPQTYRAACRLLSVAPAETVHVGDRHDLDVVAARAAGLRALHLDRHRREEEAPAGRITTLAELSARLET, from the coding sequence GTGGCTTCCCGTGACGTCCTGGCACCGGTGCGGGCCGTGGTCTTCGACCTCGACGACACGCTGCTCGACCACCGGGGTTCGACGACCGCAGCCCTGGCGGCGTGGCTCCCCGGCCTCGGGGTCGAGCCGGCCCCCGGCCTGGAGCAGGCCTGGTTCGACCTGGAGGACGAGCACTTCGAGAGCTGGCGGTCCGGTCTGATCAGCTTCGACGAGCAACGGAGACGACGCCTCCGCGACTTCCTGCCGCTCGTCGGTCAGGCCGTCGGCCCCGACGCCGAGCTCGACCTGGTCTTCGTCGGCTACCTCGAGCAGTACGAGCGGGCCTGGCGCCCCTTCGACGACGTCCGGCCCGCCGTCGACGACCTGGTCGACCGCGGGATCGCCCTGGCCGTCCTCACGAACGGCTCGACCGCGCAGCAGACCGCCAAGGTGGCGGCGATCGGGCTGAGCGACTGCGTGGCCGGGGTCGTGACGGCCGAGCAGCTCGGGGTGGCCAAGCCCGCGCCGCAGACCTATCGGGCCGCCTGCCGGCTGCTGTCCGTCGCTCCGGCCGAGACGGTGCACGTCGGCGACCGCCACGACCTCGACGTGGTCGCCGCGCGGGCGGCGGGACTACGGGCGCTCCACCTCGACCGGCACCGGCGGGAGGAGGAAGCACCGGCAGGCCGGATCACGACCCTCGCCGAGCTCAGCGCGCGGCTGGAGACCTGA
- a CDS encoding urease accessory protein UreD → MVGSAPDRCRIGLLATTALLLGGDVVELEVRVGPGARLDLFDVAGTVAYHGRGEASAWHVRLELAAGAALTYACEPFVVGDGADVTRTLDVDLAPDASAVVRDTVVLGRTGQRGGRLRSVTAVRVGGRPVLLEDQRLDPDGLRDAPGMLGAHRVLDTVAWLGPARPEPTAATTYALVGGAGTLSRWLGSSLADSPLHRVDVGATDAAVHAAPSPAR, encoded by the coding sequence GTGGTCGGGTCCGCCCCGGACCGCTGCCGGATCGGCCTGCTGGCGACGACCGCGCTGCTCCTCGGCGGCGACGTCGTCGAGCTCGAGGTCCGGGTCGGACCCGGGGCGCGGCTCGACCTGTTCGACGTGGCCGGGACCGTGGCGTACCACGGGCGGGGCGAGGCGAGCGCCTGGCACGTCCGGCTCGAGCTGGCCGCGGGGGCGGCGCTGACCTACGCCTGCGAACCCTTCGTCGTCGGTGACGGCGCGGACGTGACCCGCACGCTCGACGTCGACCTCGCCCCCGACGCGTCCGCGGTGGTGCGCGACACCGTCGTCCTCGGTCGTACGGGTCAGCGCGGCGGCCGCCTGCGTTCCGTCACCGCGGTGCGCGTCGGCGGGCGTCCCGTCCTGCTCGAGGACCAGCGCCTCGACCCCGACGGCCTGCGGGACGCGCCGGGCATGCTCGGCGCCCACCGCGTCCTGGACACGGTCGCGTGGCTCGGGCCGGCGCGGCCCGAGCCGACGGCGGCCACGACGTACGCCCTCGTCGGCGGAGCCGGGACCCTGAGCCGCTGGCTCGGCAGCAGCCTGGCCGACTCGCCGCTGCACCGCGTGGACGTCGGTGCCACCGACGCGGCGGTCCACGCGGCGCCGTCCCCGGCCCGCTGA
- the ureG gene encoding urease accessory protein UreG, translating to MPESSTIPTRALRIGVAGPVGTGKSSLIALLCRELGTELSLAVVTNDIYTDEDARFLRSAGVLDPERIRAVETGACPHTAIRDDISQNLLAVEDLERDFAPVDVVLVESGGDNLTATFSPALVDAQFFVLDVAGGGDVARKGGPGIARADALVVNKTDLAPYVGVDVEQMVADAEDAREGRTVLPLSRQDPASVARVKAWVLATLAEFRTGNHVAQDPGPMAPHFHAETGETHTHEHAHSH from the coding sequence GTGCCTGAGAGCAGCACCATCCCCACCCGAGCCCTGCGGATCGGGGTGGCCGGACCGGTCGGCACCGGGAAGAGCTCGCTCATCGCGCTGCTCTGCCGCGAGCTCGGGACCGAGCTCAGCCTGGCCGTCGTGACGAACGACATCTACACCGACGAGGACGCGCGGTTCCTGCGCTCGGCCGGCGTGCTCGACCCCGAGCGGATCCGCGCGGTCGAGACCGGTGCCTGCCCGCACACGGCGATCCGGGACGACATCAGCCAGAACCTGCTCGCCGTCGAGGACCTCGAGCGTGACTTCGCGCCGGTCGACGTCGTGCTCGTGGAGTCCGGCGGGGACAACCTCACCGCGACGTTCTCCCCGGCGCTCGTCGACGCGCAGTTCTTCGTGCTCGACGTCGCCGGCGGGGGAGACGTGGCCCGCAAGGGCGGCCCCGGCATCGCCCGCGCCGACGCGCTCGTGGTCAACAAGACCGACCTCGCCCCGTACGTCGGGGTCGACGTCGAGCAGATGGTCGCCGACGCCGAGGACGCGCGCGAGGGCCGTACGGTCCTCCCCCTCAGCCGGCAGGACCCGGCGTCGGTCGCGCGCGTGAAGGCGTGGGTCCTGGCGACGCTGGCCGAGTTCCGCACCGGGAACCACGTCGCGCAGGACCCGGGACCCATGGCGCCGCACTTCCATGCCGAGACCGGGGAGACGCACACCCACGAGCACGCCCATTCCCACTGA